A genomic segment from Hypomesus transpacificus isolate Combined female chromosome 13, fHypTra1, whole genome shotgun sequence encodes:
- the LOC124475453 gene encoding uncharacterized protein LOC124475453 isoform X1 yields the protein MPEIIIEGGRRRLKPGAIPVLFDWNNFSLPVARPSVWQRTQRQAEDEELIDASVSLMCHDYDMRPDPSALDLACEKIDAQQQAIVELQKRLQELSLRQSFGLERFKTSDEDIRFYTRFASYRHFLAFWLQIEPATRRIVRVGQSSTTSDPDTTADLPRRPSRCLPLVDELFLFLVYLSLKEKDLADRFNIHQSTDHPSDWDKYIRSTVFGLQTKMQLTTKYSPYYLMYGREARYPLKFPLSGRYDCLFLHYQYICVYAIMCFIFYTNVTDK from the exons ATGCCAGAAATTATAATTGAAGGGGGCCGACGGCGTTTGAAACCTGGGGCGATTCCGGTGTTGTTCGACTGGAACAACTTCAGCCTGCCGGTCGCTCGGCCAAGCGTGTGGCAGCGAACACAGCGGCAAGCGGAGGATGAGGAGCTGATCGATGCCAGCGTGTCTCTGATGTGTCATGATTATGATATGAGACCAGATCCTTCAGCTCTTGATCTTGCATGCGAGAAAATCGACGCACAGCAGCAGGCCATCGTAGAGCTACAGAAGCGATTGCAGGAGTTGTCTTTACGGCAGTCCTTTGGACTAGAAAGGTTCAAGACCTCCGATGAGGACATCAGGTTTTACACAAG ATTTGCCAGCTACCGCCATTTTCTTGCCTTTTGGCTGCAGATTGAACCTGCCACAAGGAGAATTGTCCGTGTTGGACAATCATCGACAACCTCAGATCCTGATACGACCGCTGACCTACCACGTAGACCA AGCCGTTGTCTACCGCTGGTTGATGAGTTGTTCCTCTTTCTGGTGTATCTGTCTCTGAAGGAGAAGGATCTAGCGGACCGCTTCAACATACACCAGTCAACT GACCACCCCAGCGACTGGGATAAATACATCAGGTCAACTGTTTTTGGCCTTCAAACCAAAATGCAGTTAACTACAAAATACAGTCCATACTACCTAATGTATGGGAGGGAGGCCCGTTACCCTCTGAAATTCCCATTAAGTGGCAGGTATGATTGCCTCTTCCTGCACTATCAGTATATATGTGTCTATGCcataatgtgttttattttctaCACCAATGTTACAGATAAATGA
- the LOC124475453 gene encoding uncharacterized protein LOC124475453 isoform X2: MPEIIIEGGRRRLKPGAIPVLFDWNNFSLPVARPSVWQRTQRQAEDEELIDASVSLMCHDYDMRPDPSALDLACEKIDAQQQAIVELQKRLQELSLRQSFGLERFKTSDEDIRFYTRFASYRHFLAFWLQIEPATRRIVRVGQSSTTSDPDTTADLPRRPSRCLPLVDELFLFLVYLSLKEKDLADRFNIHQSTDHPSDWDKYIRSTVFGLQTKMQLTTKYSPYYLMYGREARYPLKFPLSGR, from the exons ATGCCAGAAATTATAATTGAAGGGGGCCGACGGCGTTTGAAACCTGGGGCGATTCCGGTGTTGTTCGACTGGAACAACTTCAGCCTGCCGGTCGCTCGGCCAAGCGTGTGGCAGCGAACACAGCGGCAAGCGGAGGATGAGGAGCTGATCGATGCCAGCGTGTCTCTGATGTGTCATGATTATGATATGAGACCAGATCCTTCAGCTCTTGATCTTGCATGCGAGAAAATCGACGCACAGCAGCAGGCCATCGTAGAGCTACAGAAGCGATTGCAGGAGTTGTCTTTACGGCAGTCCTTTGGACTAGAAAGGTTCAAGACCTCCGATGAGGACATCAGGTTTTACACAAG ATTTGCCAGCTACCGCCATTTTCTTGCCTTTTGGCTGCAGATTGAACCTGCCACAAGGAGAATTGTCCGTGTTGGACAATCATCGACAACCTCAGATCCTGATACGACCGCTGACCTACCACGTAGACCA AGCCGTTGTCTACCGCTGGTTGATGAGTTGTTCCTCTTTCTGGTGTATCTGTCTCTGAAGGAGAAGGATCTAGCGGACCGCTTCAACATACACCAGTCAACT GACCACCCCAGCGACTGGGATAAATACATCAGGTCAACTGTTTTTGGCCTTCAAACCAAAATGCAGTTAACTACAAAATACAGTCCATACTACCTAATGTATGGGAGGGAGGCCCGTTACCCTCTGAAATTCCCATTAAGTGGCAG ATAA